Proteins co-encoded in one Astyanax mexicanus isolate ESR-SI-001 chromosome 1, AstMex3_surface, whole genome shotgun sequence genomic window:
- the tmed10 gene encoding transmembrane emp24 domain-containing protein 10 codes for MARLGVLVLLPLLFDSVFSISFFLPVRTRKCLKEEIHKDVLVTGEYEISEQPNTKTNLKITDSSGHILYSKEDATKGKFAFTTEDYDMFEVCFESKSQMGTGRVPDQLINLDMKHGVEAKNYEEIAKVEKLKPLEVELRRLEDLSESIVNDFAYMKKREEEMRDTNESTNTRVLYFSIFSMCCLIGLATWQVFYLRRFFKAKKLIE; via the exons ATGGCGCGGCTCGGCGTGCTCGTCCTGCTCCCGCTGCTGTTTGACTCGGTGTTCTCCATCTCCTTCTTCTTACCGGTCCGAACGAGGAAGTGCCTGAAGGAGGAGATTCATAAAGATGTTCTGGTGACGGGAGAGTATGAGATCAGCGAGCAGCCCAACACCAAAACTAACCTGAAG ATCACAGACTCCTCTGGCCACATTCTCTACTCCAAAGAGGATGCCACTAAAGGCAAATTCGCCTTCACGACAGAGGATTATGACATGTTTGAAGTTTGCTTTGAGAGCAAATCCCAAATGG GAACTGGGAGGGTTCCTGATCAGCTCATCAACCTGGACATGAAGCACGGTGTGGAGGCCAAGAACTACGAGGAG ATTGCAAAGGTGGAGAAGCTGAAGCCTCTGGAGGTGGAATTGCGGCGCTTGGAGGACCTGTCTGAGTCCATCGTCAACGATTTTGCTTACATgaagaagagagaggaggagatgaGGGACACCAATG AATCTACCAATACACGTGTGCTGTACTTCAGCATCTTCTCCATGTGCTGTCTGATCGGCCTGGCCACATGGCAGGTGTTCTACCTGCGCCGCTTCTTCAAGGCCAAGAAGCTCATTGAGTAA
- the eif2b2 gene encoding translation initiation factor eIF-2B subunit beta encodes MPGADKETDLCERIEAFLAELKLGDRGSGETARSTAALLRRITAQARWSSAGDLMEIIRKEGRRMTAAQPSETTVGNMVRRILKIIREEYARSRGSSEEADQQESLHKLLTSGGSSEENFRQHFPPLKANIIEAINELLTELEGTTDNIAMQALEHIHSNEVIMTIGRSRTVEAFLKDAARKRKFHVIVAECAPFCQGHEMATSLSKDGIETTVIPDAAIFAVMSRVNKVIIGTQTVLANGGLRAVNGTHTLALAAKHHSTPLIVCAPMFKLSPQFPNEEDTFHKFVSPHEVLPFTEGEILSKVNAHCPVFDYVPPELITLFISNIGGNAPSYIYRLMSELYHPEDHEL; translated from the exons ATGCCGGGCGCGGATAAGGAGACGGACCTGTGTGAGCGGATCGAGGCGTTTCTGGCGGAGCTGAAGCTCGGGGACCGGGGCTCCGGGGAGACCGCCCGCAGCACCGCGGCGCTGCTGCGCAGGATCACCGCACAGGCGCGCTGGAGCAGCGCAG GTGATCTGATGGAGATCATCCGTAAAGAAGGCAGAAGGATGACTGCTGCTCAGCCCTCAGAGACCACCGTGGGCAACATGGTTCGCCGCATCCTCAAAATTATTCGAGAGGAATATGCAAG GTCCCGTGGCAGCAGCGAGGAGGCAGATCAGCAGGAGTCTCTGCACAAGCTGCTCACGTCCGGCGGCTCCAGTGAGGAGAACTTCAGACAGCACTTCCCTCCACTCAAAGCTAACATCATTGAGGCCATCAACGAGCTGCTCACTGAGCTGG AGGGCACCACAGACAACATAGCCATGCAGGCTCTGGAGCACATCCACTCTAATGAAGTCATCATGACCATCGGCCGCTCGCGCACCGTGGAGGCTTTTCTGAAGGATGCAGCGCGCAAACGCAAATTCCACGTTATCGTAGCAGAGTGCGCTCCGTTCTGCCAG GGTCATGAGATGGCCACCAGTCTGTCTAAAGACGGAATTGAAACCACAGTGATTCCTGACGCCGCCATCTTCGCAGTGATGTCCAGAGTCAATAAG GTGATTATTGGTACGCAGACGGTTTTGGCAAATGGAGGATTGAGGGCGGTGAAcggcacacacacactggcactcGCTGCCAAACACCACTCCACTCCACTCATTGTGTGCGCTCCCATGTTCAAACTCTCACCACAG tttccaAATGAAGAGGACACGTTCCACAAGTTTGTTTCACCACATGAAGTGCTTCCCTTTACTGAAG GTGAGATCCTGTCGAAGGTGAACGCTCACTGTCCCGTGTTTGATTATGTTCCGCCAGAGTTAATAACGCTGTTTATTTCCAATATTGGTGGAAACGCCCCATCTTACATCTACCGTCTGATGAGTGAACTTTACCACCCTGAAGACCACGagctgtaa
- the zc3h14 gene encoding zinc finger CCCH domain-containing protein 14, whose product MEIGTEISKKIRTAIKGKLQELGAYVDEELPDYIMVMVANKKNAQQMADDLSLFLGNNTIKFTVWLHGVLEKLRSAAVEPSSMRPQLLHSETSTSSRDERRGEESRGLAVSSSRSDRLEGRVSSSAHEQHSRRASSDKSSSRLTSAVKPLVEPVSAEAIIDIKPDLDDDLITEETIPSGPLRSLAGRSASDRSRQTFSSRNSERSTDSYRSSEISRGQERSSSSYGRSYRDGGSREELSRKRKAPMASSVVRVHRGHERDQESDELEEEDEDEEAYGLASRVSLPSKPERKPTLPPAKQANKNLILKAISEAQESINKTTASFPIPQRQTVPVAPRTRAASDEMNRAAIRLVQEHLHALLPQETQHTQQTRQSAQTQSLASRLELEIPEEESREPTNDFELQLFEAARIKALDTRSFIMRKPELEQAVSVRNRLGVVTHEEALLSAPRMVQPRDKAETLGGSSPKFIVTLDGVPSPLANMAEQEMDVDDSVPNTTTTDLPTRRPKPAVQLSFNADPTSDDGEMEQMDVEPVQAKRQKVPERCRFWPACKSGDECTYHHPTTQCKTFPSCVFGEKCLFIHPNCRYDAKCSKPDCPYTHVSRRGHVQPASKAPPQSSSVCRFFPDCKKMDCTFYHPKPCRFSAHCKRAGCTFYHPTASVPPRHALKWTKTQTG is encoded by the exons ATGAGGAGCTTCCAGACTACATCATGGTGATGGTGGCCAATAAGAAGAATGCGCAGCAGATGGCAGATGACCTGTCTCTGTTTTTGGGCAACAACACCATCAAGTTCACAGTCTG GTTACACGGTGTCCTGGAGAAGCTGAGATCCGCTGCAGTAG agccgTCCTCAATGCGCCCTCAACTACTTCATTCAGAAACCAGCACATCTTCTCGAGATGAGCGCAGAGGAGAGGAGTCTCGAGGTCTCGCTGTGTCCAGCTCGCGCTCCGATAGACTAGAGGGACGAGTTTCTAGCTCTGCCCATGAACAACACAGCAG ACGTGCTTCCTCTGACAAGTCCTCCTCTCGATTAACATCTGCTGTAAAGCCCCTGGTCGAGCCTGTCTCTGCGGAGGCCATCATAGACATCAAACCCGACCTGGACGATGATCTCATCACTGAAGAAACCATACCTTCTGGCCCACTGCGCTCTTTAGCAGGCCGCTCTGCATCTGACAGGTCACGGCAGACTTTTTCCAGCCGCAACTCAGAAAGAAGTACAGACAGTTATAGGTCGTCAGAAATCTCAAGAGGTCAGGAAAGATCGAGCTCATCGTATGGACGGAGCTACAGAGATGGCGGCAGCAGG GAGGAATTGTCACGCAAGCGGAAGGCTCCCATGGCCAGCTCAGTGGTTCGAGTTCACAGGGGTCACGAGCGGGATCAGGAGAGTGATGAACTGGAAGAAGAGGACGAGGATGAGGAGGCTTATGGCCTCGCCAGTCGAGTTTCACTGCCATCCAAGCCAGAGCGCAA GCCAACTTTGCCTCCTGCCAAACAGGCCAATAAGAACTTGATCTTGAAGGCCATCTCTGAGGCTCAGGAGTCCATCAACAAGACAACCGCTTCTTTCCCAA TTCCCCAGCGACAAACGGTCCCAGTGGCACCAAGGACTCGTGCAGCGAGCGATGAGATGAACAGAGCTGCAATCAGATTGGTCCAAGAGCACCTGCACGCCCTCCTTCCACaggaaacacaacacacacagcagacaAGACAGAGCG CTCAGACACAGTCTCTGGCATCTCGGCTAGAGCTGGAGATTCCTGAGGAGGAGAGCAGAGAGCCGACCAATGATTTTG AGCTGCAGTTGTTTGAGGCAGCGCGTATAAAAGCTCTGGACACTCGTTCCTTCATCATGAGGAAACCAGAGCTCGAGCAGGCTGTGTCAGTCCGAAACAGGCTGGGTGTTGTAACTCATGAAGAAGCCTTGCTTTCCGCCCCACGCATGGTACAGCCCAG AGACAAAGCTGAAACACTCGGTGGCTCCAGTCCGAAGTTCATAGTGACGCTGGATGGAGTACCGAGTCCACTTGCAAATATGGCGGAGCAGGAGATGGATGTTGATGACTCCGTCCCGAACACCACGACCACTGATCTTCCAACACGTAGACCTAAACCAGCAGtgcagctcagttttaatgctgacCCCACGTCTGATG atggagagatggagcaAATGGATGTGGAACCTGTTCAGGCAAAACGACAGAAGGTTCCGGAACGCTGCAGGTTTTGGCCGGCATGCAAGAGCGGAGACGAGTGCACGTACCACCATCCCACAACACAGTGCaa GACGTTTCCCAGCTGTGTGTTTGGGGAGAAGTGCCTGTTCATCCATCCCAACTGCAGATATGACGCCAAGTGCTCCAAACCAGACTGTCCGTACACACACGTCAGTCGCAGAGGGCATGTCCAACCAGCaagtaaag CACCACCTCAGTCCAGTAGTGTGTGCCGTTTCTTCCCTGACTGTAAGAAGATGGACTGCACTTTCTACCATCCAAAG CCATGTAGATTTTCTGCACACTGTAAACGAGCAGGATGCACCTTCTACCACCCAACAGCATCTGTCCCCCCCAGACACGCGCTGAAATGGACTAAAACACAGACGGG TTGA